The sequence TATGCCTTGAGTCTTCTTCCTTGGCAATCGAATTATCTTGTGGTGTGCTTCAACTCACCATATGTGAGCCACCTTGGCCCTTTTGCACCATCTCCCTGAATCATATTTGTATCATCATAGACAGCCTGTAACTTGATAGCTACAAAGGTGTTCCATGAGTTGGTACAGGTGTTTTGTAGCAGACAACTCACAGCATTGATGTTGttagcaaaatatttctgagttgAATATATTCAcgaatgaaataattattttgctttaaaatagaGAAGGGACAGTCCACTACTTGAGAAGTGTGCTAATGCACCACCCAGGTTACTGTtagcatttctattttttattggTCAAGTGAATGAttaatgcagaaagaaaattgcagAGACAACTAAATAATTTCACAAGTAAGTAAAAATCATGATTATGATCAGCTATCAGCATAGAATTGTAAGAATATGAGAGGTAGTGCCTAGTGAACTGGGCAACTTTAGATCTGTCATGGAGTCCAGTGAGGTTAAGCAGACCTTCCTGCTTCTTAGGAAAGATGATAATGTATTGccctctccagcacagctgtgtaGTGCAACGCAAACACAAAAGGATGTGTTTATCCACACATCCTTGTTTGACAATGCTTGTCCCAAGAAAGAGGTCAGCTAAGGCTCAGTTGCCCTTTCCACTGCCAGGCATTTCATTGTGGTGCTGTCCCTAAACCAACAGACTCTTGGACATTTGGACCTTTACAAAAGGATATGAAGTCCAGGTCAGCTCACAGACCAAAGCCTCTCATCCAATCACAACTTCCCACGCAGAGCTCAAGACTTAGTTCTCATCCATGCTGCTGTTCTTTTGTCAGTCGGAAGGAGCATTTGGATTGTTTCGTGTTTGTCTTGCTCAGAGTGAATGCCAGTGATTGTTCAGTTAGGTGCTACTGCAGACCTTGGTGCTGTAGCTAATCAATGATGGTTTCTCTCTCACTTGTCCTGTAGGACCATGTTCTTCCCTCAGTCTGGAGAAACTTCAGGTGTCTGGTCAGCTCCTTCAGACAGGAGCTCTTAGCCCACCTGCTATTTTTCATTGACAGCCCTTGTGCCATCCTGAAGTGTTGGGCATCTTTGCTTGCAGTGCTGCCTTGGTCACCGAcaggctgtgacagggctgtgcaTACCTCAGTGCGGGCAAAGTGAATTTCTCCAGTGAAGGCATCTTCAGAAGGGCCCTGATGGATTTGGTCACAAGTTGCTCACTCTTACTGTATCTGCCTAGCAGTGCATACAGCATCCAGggtctgcagctgcacaggttCTGgaccagcacacacagctgtcCCTTCATCAGTCACCACAGCACACATGAAGTCCCTTATTCATCCCTCAagtgcagcagccagggtgacactgggaatGGCCTTACTCACTGGCTGCTAAGGAGGCAGCAGGGTAACAAGGGCCGTAcagccagcacacacacagggcaggaaagatggcAGCTGGCATTGGCACGACATTTGGCATTGGCTGTGCCACGTGGGAGCTTAGTTACCAGCATCCCTCCCCACAGAGAAGCCTGTTTGTGGCAGCCTGTGGCTAACACTGCCCATGTCACCATGCCTGCTATGTTACCTCCCATCACTCACAGTCTGCCCAGCATGTCCTTTATCTCGGCACATACTCCCaggaaaaatagcattttccttttgcacAAAATAGGATAAACTAATGTCTTGGTTTGTTTTAACACAGACATCCTTCCACAAAGCCTTCCTCTCCTCTGAGTAGAAGCCTACTGAGATTCTTGGCAATACACCTGACGTGCCTCCTGCAGGAAAAgactctgcagaaaaggagaaatgtcTTTACACAAGGGTCCATGCCATCATATTGGCTTTGCAAAAAAGAACTGGGAGGCCTGGCAGACACTGAGCTGACACTGTGGGACAGCAATGTGTCCTTGTGGCAAGTAAAGTCAACAGCACAAGGGAATGCCTTTGAAAAAGCGCTGCCAGCAGGTAAAGGGAGGCTTTCCTGCCCCTCTACTGGTGGGACCACAGATGGAATGCACTGTCTGGCTCTGGGCTTTCCATTCCAAAAGAGATGGGTATGTCCTGGGGACCAGAGAAGATGATTAAGTGCTTAAAGTATCTGTCATGAGAGGAGAGGCTTGGAGACATGGGAGTTGtttccctggagaggagaaagtgCAGGGGGTTTTATCCATGTGCATAACCTTCTTGATGGGAGGGTAAAAAGAAGATGCAGCTAGACTTTCTCCTGTGAACAGACAAGAGACAGAAGACACGACCTGAAATAgcagaaattacatttaaacataagaaaatgcattttcatttggATAGGGGAGTAAATACAGGTTGCCCAAAGAGtctgtggagtctccatccttggaaataTTCAAAACTCAGAAGGACATGATCCCAAGTAACCTGGTGACCCTGATGGAAAGGTGGAGCTTGGAATAAAGAATCAGCAGAGCTCACTTCCAGTCTCAGCTGTTCTCTGCTTCCATATTATATCTAGAGGAAGATCTCAAGGGAGATGGAGAGAGCAGGATCATTGCACATTAATGTGCAAAGAAAGTACAGCAGTGTGGGTGAGGCACTTGAAATGGGAGCGTACGGCACATTTCACAGACAGGTATTGTTTCCATGCTGCATGGAGAGAAATGTTGCCTCACAGTGGCAGATCCTTGGATGTCTCTTTGTGCTTTCTGGAGGAGTGCAATTTATACCACTAGATGCAGAAAGTTTCAGATTTTGTCTTGTTACCTGCTAAGTCTTATATCTGGTACTGCACAGCAGTCTGTATGACAAAAAGGGTCTCAGTTCTTCAGAAAACCCATTTGGAAGGCTGTGACAGAAATGCCAGTCACAACAACGATGGTTTctaggtttatttatttttgccttttttcattaaaattttggAAGCATTTTAGTATtgttaaaagcaaatattaaagCAAGTTACAGGTTTAGTACAGTATTTCTGAATTTGCACTTTTtactgcctcttgtcttttctttttgaaaaggaGGAGCTTTGTATTTGTGTCTGAGTCATGGcctctttgcttttctcccATTCCTTCATTCTGACCATTATTGGTGTTCAGGAAACAACATTGGTCACTGAGGCATGTCTTTGTACTTTGAGCACTTTCCAGTTTAATTACCATAGGAAGGAAAGTTTTCAAATGTAACCCTCTTGAAGTCTTCCTATTGTTTAAGTGTACAGGCTTATAAATTTAACAGACTGGATCAAGTGCTTCTGGCTACAGGAGATGCAGAAAGTGATTAAACTGCTTATGGCAAGCCTTGAGATGTTGAAATTTTGCATATCTTGGAACAGTTTAGACCACTGCTTTAATTtcttaagaaaaagaattaaatttaCTTGGTTAAATATCTGTCTTTACCACTGGAGAAAACCTGAGTCTAGATCACAAACATCCTGATGATATTCAAATAACATGGATGTCAGACAGGCAGCACACCTTCTTTCCTCTCCAGATCTGCTTTTATCATGCCACACTGTATGTTAATGTGGAAATAGAATAGTAGAGTCATAGAatgtcctgagttggaaggatcAGGATCATGAAGTCCAACTTCTGGCCCTGCATACAGCAGCCCCAAGAATCACAGCATGTAGCAAATatcattgtccaaacacttgaATTTTATCAGGCTTGTACtatgaccacttccctggggagcctgttccagtgcccaaacaccctctgggtgaaaagtCTTTTCCTAGTATCTAAGCTAAGCCTACCCTGACACAGATTCCTGACCCTCAGGACCTGTTAGGAGTCACCAGAGAGGGGATAAGTTCCTGGTCCTCTGCTTGTCCACCTAAGGAAGCTGCAGACTGCAATGAGATCTCTCCCTCAAtctcttcttctccaggctgaacaaaccaagatcccagctgctccttctatttcttcccctcaaggccctttaCAATCCTcatggccctcctttggatgctcccCAAtaatttattgtcttttttatACTGCagttcccagagctgcccccagcactggaggtgaggctgccccagcccagagcagagcaggacaatcccctcccttgcctgcctggccatgctgtgcctgatgccccccaggacacacttggcactgctggctgccagggcactgctggctcatgttcagcttgccaCTGACCAGGACCTCTAGGGATCCCAGAGACCAGGATCCcacaggtccctttccatgggacTTGCCTCCAGAAACCTATTGCCCCGTCTATATGTACATTCAGGGTTTCCCTGTCCCTTATTATTGGAATAACTGATATTAACGACAGAGTACCTCCTCTCAAAACTCTCAAGGAGAAAATGCTTTGCCTGAGAGTTGTCCATCTActtattctttcttttgctctttGAGTTATATgatttttcagattatttcatCATCTCAAATGGCTGAGTTTCCAGAACAGTTTTTCCTTGAAATACTTATCCAACTAATAGTGCATCTTTAATACCCATTGGAATTATATCAAAGAATACATAAGAACAAGTTAATATTTCACTGGGCTATTTCTTGATAATCAGTATTACAGAGAGGAATCAAACTATAGATATGTGCattcatttatttcataaatGGGTAGGAAACTTCATATCTACATAACTTTATTAATTCTAAAAACGGGAGGATTTTGTACTATATCCCATTTTGCTCACAACAGTTACCAatgtaataatattttaagGGTTAGTCACccagaaaattaagaaaattcaGATAATTTCATGATCAGAATTTGTGAGTTTCTTTTATTGtgttaggaaagaaaaaatcatttATGTGCATCAAAATCAGTAATATATGATTAGAATGAAAACAGGTCATAATATTGTGTCAATGGAACCATACTTGGAGATGCTAGTGGacacatcagaaaaaaagacagagaaaattaGGATTCTCATGTATTTCTTGAAAACAAGAGAAGAAGTCTTGAACTACCATAGGAACAAAGAAGCCTACCGACATTCATGGAATAATAATGCTCTTGAGTTCTGAACAACTGAGAACTTTCCAGGAACAAATTGAAGTTTATTTGCTAAGCAAGACCAACAGAGACAGGAATTActttaaaagctgtgttttttcACAAAACTCCCATGGAGAAATCAGATTCTTTAACATCGCTTTCAGGATTCttcacaaaaatcaaaatgttcTCAAATTTGAAGTGACTTCCAATGTTTTAAACAAGAATTCAGATAATTCTTTTGCTTGGCAGTTGAGTCCTGGATCATCCAGGTATCCATGTTTCAGGCTTTGAAGCTATACTCTGTGACAAGACATAACTGCACATAGACAAAGTTAGATCTCCTTGAACATTCTGAAGTGGAAGGGAAACTCTCCATGACTTTGAAAAGCCTCCGGAAGAAATTCAGTATTACATGAGGTACTCATGATGAGAGGACAGCTCTGGTCATAGTGGATATGTGCACCATTTCCCAACagataagtaaaaaaaaaaaaattacacaggCACAAATTAATACCCTGCATTGCAGAATCTTGTCCACAAACATGTTCTCCAGACTGGAGATTTCAAAGCCAGTGTTTTGGGAACTGCATGGGTTTGTTAGCAGGATAGTtccagggaatgggatgagcaTAGCCCATGGCTTTCTACATAATGGAATACCAATGACTTGAAGCCCTATCTGCAATTCCTACCTCAAGTGAAATCATGTGGCCACTTCCTGGTTTTTGAGGGGCTCTATTCTCTGAGGACTTACTCTTTGCTTGGCTCAATCCACAATGAAACCAGtctgagaagggaaaggagcaaACACACTGCTGCTTCCTCACCTACAGGTGTGTCTTTGCTATGGAAGCTTCAGGAAAGGGCACAACGTAGAGTAGCCTTTCCACTTGCAGAAAATATTGAAGAGATAAGATTATACTACAATACTAGAGTAAAGAGGGTCTGTTTCTTAGGGGTAGGCAGGCATTATTTCCAGCCCTTTTCTTTTTAGGGATAACAATATCTACCAAAGAAGAGGATCAGGTTGCTTGGATTGTGTTTGATCAAGAAAAGGAATGGGTGGTCAGCCCTAAACTCTTCAAAATCAGAGGAATATAGAATGTCTTCTGTGTCATCTGCTGAGCCAGTGCCCTCCTCAGTGCCCTCTTCATTGACTTCCAGGTATGCCTCGTGGACGGCCTCAGACACCCTCAggctctctgctgcagagatGCCAGAGAGGTTGGCAGCTGGACTGAACAGGTCAGTCATACCCAAGGATATCAGGACAGATGTGAGGTTATATTTCTCCTCAATCTTCATGCGTGGAAGGTACACTTTTACTCTCTTCTTTTCCATCACCTCAGAACTGGTCCACTCAGTAAGTTTTTCAAAGCTGATTTTGTTCTCAAGCTGCAAAGAGAGGCAGGGAATGAAACACGTGAGATGCAAATCCAACTTCTTCCTACCATTCATTTCTGTCAAGGCTATCATAAAAGTAAAACCCCAACCAGAATGGTTCCTGAAGCTCATCCTATTAGCATCCTTCTGCTATTTTATTAATTGCCTCTCCAGTACTGCCTGTGTCACTCTCcttttattcagatttttacCAACCTAACACATCCCCCTTTGTCCAAGTAATCTTGTGTCTCATGAGGCACAACCCAACAGTTTCACAGCCTAGCAAATTAGTCAGCTTGTGAAAGACTGCAAAAACAGGACCGTGAAACTTTACCTACGGTTGGTAGCACCTAACAAATGCAAACTCTTCCACATCTGTAATAACTctatttcataatttaaaaatattactgaaatattaataattgTTCATATATTTTAGACTGcattgatttttctcctttcttgaATACAAATGGGTAACTTTATAGCACTGCCTATATATACATCTtcttctgcagggctgcagcagcactacACTGCTTTACCATCATTTTATAAAACCGAGCTCAGGACTCTCCTAAGAGGCTCTGCCTCAGCACATGGCAGATTTTGtgctcccctgcctgcccagcacagccatggggtGGGTAGCTGGGATGTCAATGAGCAGCAAAAGGTCTgacagcagccaagccccactGAAGTCATAGCCCTTCTGCtcaccctgccagggccatACCTGTGCCAGGCCAGAGATGTcatcaggcagcagcaccaacaGGCTCAGCTCTCCACTGGTGTACGGAAGCTCCAGGACCTTGATTTTATCTTCAGCCACTCTTCCCACTCTGAAGGTGCTGTTCTGATACATCATTTGCACGGGTCTGCTCTCTtgctgcaaaaacaaaaatgtgaGATGAAGTGATGTGGGAGCAATCTTTTTCTTTGGTCAGACAAATGTACAAGGCCTTTGAAAGGACAGAACTGAATCTTCAACCATGCTGCCTTTAGAAAAGAGCTGTGTCTCCATTTTTGCCTCATTTGCTGGTTTGTTCTGTCAGACACAGGTGTCATAAATCTGACAGCGAGGCCCCGGGTAAATCACCCAGCCCATGAGAACAGAACTCTAAATATAACAAATACACATCTGGCCAGAAAGTGTGTCTGTGCCCCCCACCTCTGTCACATTGAAGGGCACTTCCTCAGTGTGTTCTTCTTGAAACGGGGTCTTCCATTTCCCTTTGAAGAAAATGGCATTCACAAGGACCAGCACAGTCTGAGGATTAACAGAGCTTGGTTCAAGGAAATCCCGGATCTgtcctttaagaaaaaaagtaggGCACAGAGTAGTAATTTTCATAGCAATAGTTTTAGAAGTCAATCAATATACTGCTCCTTCACTTGACTTTTCCAAAACTCTGCACATTGAATTAAGTTTCATGAGGATGATTTAATAATACACTGAAAGACTGGCAACTAGGCAGACATTTCTGCAAGAAGACAGGTAGGTTCAAGAGTGCTATAGATTCCCAGGAACATTTCTAACCAGCACtcggaaaaaaataaatatttatatagaaaagaaggaaagggagagggaagaacCAACACAGATTTTCTCAGTATGTTTGTTTCTCACAATTCACTCTAAGTTTTTCCTCCCACCTCAACACAATAAATGCACACAAGCTTCTGGATAATTTATTTCCCATCATCAGTTTAGTATGTATTACTTTCTCCTCTGGAAGCCCACTTACCTATCCAGCACATCCTTGTAAAAATATGCCAATATTCTAGAGAAGCTGGGAGTAACCTTGCATGAGTTAATCTCTCCAGATACAAAAAGAATGCATATAAAATGTGCATATAAAGTCTGCATATCATGGCACCTCTGCCTTTGCCAGATGTATTTAAAACACACTGTCACTGCCACACAGGTGCAATAGAGTCATccctttccacagaaaataGCCAGTAATGGGGACAGGAAGAGGAAATTTCTCCTCTAATGTTTAGTCCTTTCAGAAATTGCTAAAATACAGTTGTCAGAGAGAAGTATATTTCATAGTCTTGTCAGACTTACCATTTGTCTGATTTTTCACCCAGGAATTAATGCGCTGTCTAGTTTGATTTGATGCTGTTTTGAAGTTGACCATTTCTAGACCAGATCTGTACAGctttttcacacattttaagTAAATCTGTAAAGACACCCATTAATTGTAGCCAGTGAACTAGTAATTTTTTAGAAACAatataaaagtgaaataaaatatggGTAATAAAATTTTTATAGGGATGTCATGGTTAAGGTGTTCTCATTGTTTACTTCCTGAAAGAATTTGCTAAAACTGGaccagaaaaattattttgtggcAATGACAATTTTATGACAATTTCAGATCTGACATCTTGACTATGTAACCAGTTAAGAgcatatattaaaattatttaagaatttCTGGAAGAAAGCCTGATCCAAACCCCCTGTTTTTAGGTTCATTATAGACTGTTTTGTCATCTTTAagtttgcttccttttttcaaagcattttccttatttttaaagataagaaATCCCTTTTATTTAGAATATTTGTATCCTTTGCTGtggaaatgtgaaagaaagatTTTGACACTTTCAAAATTTGGTTTTGAGGTGAGTTTTCAAGTGAAGAAATATGCCaaagttaaattattttctgagaaaaactCCAACAACCAGttaaaatgaaatgctttgtGGGAGTAAGTGGGAAGTGAGGTGTTACATTAtcaataattttgtttattaCTCCATTCATTTTTTTAGTAGGGCCATATTTTTGCCGcaaattgttttccattttagaCTGTTGCCAGGGCCATGGCAAAGGGAAAAGCCATGTAAATCCACACCAGTAGGGACTATTGGATAAACTGGTCACCTACTCTGGCCAGTCCACCCGGATTACAGAATTTTACAGGGTTTAGCAAGAGATCACTTACCGGTAGGATCTGACTTGTCTTTTCAGCATAGAGTCTGTTGGCAATGTGCAGTGAATAATTGGCTTCTGGTGCAGTGATATCAGAGAGAATTTCTTTAAACAGTAGGTGGATATTCGCAGACTTGCCACACTAAGTTGTTGGTAAGAAGACAGAGAAGTACAGCTGTTAGGTTATTTTATGAGAAAGAGGATTATTTATAAGGTACAAATAATATGGGAAAACACAGAGTGTTTGAACATTTGCAAATGAACGTGTAATAGAGTCTAAGAGTTCCATGGGAGGGATTTTTAGTATAAGCAGCTAATGATATATAATTAATTCACAGCCTATTATGCCACTCATTCTAGAAGTTAATTATTGAAATTGGTGACTTTTCATAGGTGCAAAGCCTCTAAATCCCAGGCACTCCTTGCATTTTCATGGCATTTTTTTGCAGAAGCTGCAGATAGAAGAAGACAGCTAGATGGCAAGGGAGTCAGGAAGTGTTTTTTCATACAGTGAAAAAATGAATCACCTGTCTCTAGTTCCAGGAATGGTGACACAGGCTAAAATCATGTAAGAAAACTGCACAATGATAAACAGTAGGTAGGACTGtattttttcagaataattGTGCTGAACAGCTCCTTTCTAAATGCTTACTGAGTCCCTAAATGCCCAAGCTTTAGATACTgcctttggttaaaaaaaaaaaaaaggtcacaTCTTTTTTTAAGTCCCAGCTTGTGTTTCGGATCCCAAGTAAATGGGGACACACCATGCTCCATGGCTTTTGTTATCTTTACAGAGGCAGCAGATTAACATGGACAGAAGCATACAGGTATCAAGGTACTGGGACCCCTCTGGTTCTCTTGGGGTAGCAGTGGGAAttggaggctggaaaagcccctgTAGCTTTGTAAGAGTGTGGTTACTTTCCATCCTTTGGGGATTCTGGGCTCTTTTCTGCTGTCCCTCTTTGAAGCCTGCCTGCTGTACCCTGGCTCCAGGTTCTGAGACCCTTTCaagggctgcagcccagcagcacttGCAGGTGTGAAGTTCATTTTCACCAAAGTGTATCCTGGTGCCCAAACACCCTAtcctgtcctgtcacttgcAGTATGTGCAGcctgtcttctttttctagtgGTGTTTTGGAGGttgtttttgttcattttgggtggtttttgtttgtttgtttttgttggtggtTGTTTGCTTGGcgtttgttttgttgctgttgttcttCGGTggtttgttgtatttttttttaacttacatCTCTTAAATTAAGAGAATTAGCAAAGGTTTGGCAAGGTGTTGAAACCACTGAAATCACAATCAGAACAGTCTATTCTCAGGAAAAGgatgtgaaagagaaatcaatGTACCTTAGGCTTCTGTACCTTGGTCTGGATACTTCCAAGTCCTGCAATTTTGTCAAAGTGAAGAACCTGCAATGGAAAGTAAAAATTAGGCATGTGAAGTCAACTGATATTAGTGACAAGTAGGTTTTCACTAACCGAGTCTGATTAGCACAAGGATGAGCTGAGAAATTTCATGTGAGCTTTAAAGCAGGCACCGAACTGAAAATTTGTGATTGTGATCTTCAGCTTAGATTCTGTCTTTTCCAGTTAATGGCATTGTCCATAAATCAGATACGGCCTTACAGCACTGTATTTATAACGATAAATCTTGTTTTCCAAATGTTTCATCTTTTATATGTTTCAAGTTGTCCTTTCCACCTGGAAGGAATCAGGTCTCTGAGATAGTATAAGCTGAAGCAAGAAACCTGCCTTAACCATCCTCCAAAACTGCTTTCTTAATGAAAACCAAAGGTTGTTCTTGGCCTTCCTTGGGGAAATGCAATAACTGAAAAGCTCCAGAGTTTGGAAAGTCATTTTTTTGCTAGGCAGGTTTGGGAGGTATAAATGGATACTCTGCTGCCTCTTTGAATGGGATCAAAGAGAGTTTGTACCCATTTATGTACTTTACCTTCTCCATCTGATACTCAGTGTTATTTCTTGCTCCCAGGTAGACCATGGCCAAGGCTGCAATCATGCTCAAGGGGCAATAAAAGATGTTGTCATTGGGGTGGTGAAGTTTCACCTCTTTGAATACATCAAAACAAAATTCTGCATTTGCTGCACTGATGGAGCCCATTGTGAAATCAGCTTTTCctaaagcaaacagaaatatcACTTTATGGTCACAATACGTAGCGCTTGTTTTAAAGAGCATTGCCAATAGCCCAGAAACTGCCACTTCATTGCTGGTTTTGTGATACTGAACCAGTAAATGATGTGAAGCCTACAAATTCTGTGATCATTAGAAATTTTGTAACTCCTGATCCATTCACATACAAACacgtgtttgttttctttcaacaaGATCCTCTCAGCAAGATAGTACCTTGTACTTACTTGCCTTTTAGGAAATAGAAAGTTTCATCCAGCCTTCTATATGATAAATATAACATTAATGAGTTTCTATTTGGCCATCCAGAGGGCTCTGAATGATGTTTGAGGCAATGCAAACatagtattttatttcttctatgGCTGCTCTCAATCTTTAAATCAAATGTAGTCACACATTACACTTTTTGTGTACTTCTCACCGTTGCTTAGTACAGCCAGCCACAAATTTGGAGAttgcttttctgcagtttaTAGCAATAATACGAGCTGTAAGACAGTTGCTTGGATGCTGGGAAATAAATTTAGGGTTTTCCTGTGGTCCTGTTTCAGACATTTAATCACTGCTAATCCTTTTTAGCATAatcatgcatatatatatgtatatatctacacatatataaatatgtatataaaatatatgggTTTTGTCAAGGAGTGAGATTGAGAAAAGATAAATACCTTTCTTGCCAATTATTAGAATTATAAAAGGAAAGTTTTTATGTGACAACaggttttaaatgaaaaagaactATTTCTACTCAATGTTGTGGTGCACAAGCCACATATTTTATACACTGAAATGTATTTGACAGTCAAATAGTATAAGATATAATGAGAAGGCAAGGCAAAATTACTCTATATGCTGTCTTTTTACATACCTGTCTTATACTTACCTTAAGGTTCTTAAacataatataatttttttccatcttaaaGAATACAAAttagaaattacattttcttggAGAAATACTTACCCCACAAACTTTAAAGAGGCATGTAATAATCCAGCTTGCCAGCTGCAGCTAAACAGCTCCCTGAGCTCTTGGTGATATATAGAGCATGATTTTGAGACACTCCCACTGTTGCCTTCAAGGAGTCATCTTCAAACACTGCCTTTTGTCACGACTCATTGCACCTTGAAACATTGAACAGGCCTAGGTTAAGCTGGTATTCTATCTGCAGCAAGTCAGCTTTATTTATTACCTTAAAGCTGATTTAAAACTGGATTATTTAAGCTTTTGGTGTAACCTTCTTCTCAGGGTTGAGGCACTCTCAGTGCCAAAAGCACTCTAAACCAGCATTCCCATCAGTCATGAAGGGAAAGGTGGATGCTGGGCCAACTGCTGAAGGTCTGGTAGACATGCAACATCTCACTACAACATCTGTGCAGTGGTACAGAGGGAAGTTCCTCAAGAACAGTGGCTATCTGACCTTGCCAAAGTAATGTAATCCCAAGTAAAGCCAGTGGCAGGATGGTCATTCTATTGAGAGAGgtctgaaatggattttttttccaagttagAACAAACTCAaaactttttgtttcattttcaagaCTGAAAGGCGTTTTGGTctgagaaaatgcagaaatatattCCTGAGTGCAGACTGGTGTGGTGCATGGCTTGTACTTGTTAAAAGCAGAGCCACATCCATTTCTCTGCCTAGGTGAGCCTACAGTATTTTACCTGAGGCCACACTATGAGGGTCTACAGCATAGGTGTGCAGGAAGAGGGGAGAAAGGCTCTGAGGAGAAAGCAcatttgcatttgcattttGCTAAAACTTCATTTTGATGAAAACATTTAGAGCAACAATGATGAGATGACTTAAGAGCCTGAAGATGGGCATGGAAGAGGAAAAGATTTGAGGAATGGTCAGAAATTACATATTTCCTGGGTTGTAAGCCTGACCCCAGAGTATTCAGGTATtcagaaatttatttaaacCAGCCAGTCATATTTAAAGAATGACTAAGAGtcagcttttcattttcattctgtgCAGGTCATGGCAGCAAGGCCCATGGTGCTTGCACAGGCCATTCCCATAGATCTTCCATACCTTGTAACTATGGCAGGTGAATAAACTACAGAATCTGTCAGCAGGAACATTCATGGTCTATTAGACAACCATAATGcacaatataaaat comes from Zonotrichia leucophrys gambelii isolate GWCS_2022_RI chromosome 2, RI_Zleu_2.0, whole genome shotgun sequence and encodes:
- the LOC135444163 gene encoding ovalbumin-like, whose amino-acid sequence is MGSISAANAEFCFDVFKEVKLHHPNDNIFYCPLSMIAALAMVYLGARNNTEYQMEKVLHFDKIAGLGSIQTKCGKSANIHLLFKEILSDITAPEANYSLHIANRLYAEKTSQILPIYLKCVKKLYRSGLEMVNFKTASNQTRQRINSWVKNQTNGQIRDFLEPSSVNPQTVLVLVNAIFFKGKWKTPFQEEHTEEVPFNVTEQESRPVQMMYQNSTFRVGRVAEDKIKVLELPYTSGELSLLVLLPDDISGLAQLENKISFEKLTEWTSSEVMEKKRVKVYLPRMKIEEKYNLTSVLISLGMTDLFSPAANLSGISAAESLRVSEAVHEAYLEVNEEGTEEGTGSADDTEDILYSSDFEEFRADHPFLFLIKHNPSNLILFFGRYCYP